In a genomic window of Rhododendron vialii isolate Sample 1 chromosome 12a, ASM3025357v1:
- the LOC131310402 gene encoding uncharacterized protein LOC131310402 yields MMLNKMETMRLSSSLLSSIKHNSHSSSSISHSLSSPPKPKSTNFISLKTMYPGNSIPRGNRNLSVVSASKADDGSQLDSPFQGGESFFRSVLASMEAVYLNRNPTAKSILERVRLVDNDQICYDHLAFRTFGVNGYGIDSMANFFLDFGYTQREELRFPAKKLKALWFSPPSLPVFDGGSGVGGPLPRIFISELLVDEMSQQAQEIIRKYTQISGSGYKHAALSSALGSLTWEKPLYSEFQLLARESEYAAWTLVNGYAVNHVTISTHRLKSHLRDIKSLNQFIEKNGFKLNSEGGVLKVSPDGLLLQSSTVADSVSFSFSDGVTESVPCSYIEFAERLILPQFKDLPEKEVKEFHRRDGFEVGNADKIFESTSKGQLTRKAG; encoded by the exons ATGATGCTAAACAAAATGGAAACCATGAgactctcctcctctctcctctcctcaatCAAACACAATTCTCACTCCTCCTCCTCAatctcccactctctctcttctcctcccaaacccaaatccacgAATTTCATTTCCTTGAAAACCATGTACCCAGGGAATTCGATTCCCCGTGGAAACCGAAATCTCTCTGTCGTTTCTGCTTCTAAAGCCGACGATGGATCTCAGCTTGACTCTCCTTTTCAg GGAGGGGAATCATTCTTTAGGAGTGTGTTGGCAAGCATGGAAGCAGTTTATTTAAATAGGAACCCGACGGCTAAATCAATCTTGGAGCGTGTCCGTTTAGTGGACAATGATCAAATATGCTACGATCATCTTGCGTTTAGGACATTTGGG GTGAACGGCTATGGAATTGATTCAATGGCAAACTTTTTCCTGGATTTTGGTTACACTCAACGCGAGGAGTTGAGATTTCCGGCAAAGAAGTTGAAAGCACTATGGTTTTCTCCTCCCAGTCTTCCTGTTTTTGATGGTGGCAGCGGTGTTGGTGGGCCCTTGCCTAGGATATTTATCTCAGAACTTCTTGTAGATGAAATGAGCCAGCAAGCTCAG GAAATAATTAGGAAATACACCCAAATATCAGGTAGTGGATACAAGCACGCTGCTCTTTCAAGTGCTCTGGGATCTTTGACGTGGGAAAAGCCCTTATACTCCGAATTCCAACTTTTGGCAAG GGAAAGTGAATATGCTGCGTGGACTCTTGTCAATGGTTATGCAGTCAATCATGTCACTATATCCACACATCGGCTGAAATCTCATTTGAGGGATATCAAAAGCCTCAATCAATTTATAGAGAAGAACGGGTTCAAGTTGAACTCTGAAGGGGGTGTTCTAAAGG TGAGCCCTGATGGTCTTCTTCTTCAAAGTTCAACTGTAGCAGATTcagtctctttctctttttctgatGGTGTCACGGAATCTGTCCCCTGTTCATACATTGAGTTCGCTGAACGGCTCATTCTTCCTCAATTCAAGGATTTGCCAGAAAAGGAG GTTAAGGAATTCCATAGGCGAGACGGATTTGAGGTTGGAAACGCTGACAAGATCTTTGAGAGTACATCCAAGGGCCAGTTAACCAGAAAAGCTGGATGA